One region of Chlorobiota bacterium genomic DNA includes:
- the nadB gene encoding L-aspartate oxidase: MSTRHTSDFLVLGSGIAGLTFALKAAALGSVTIITKKERAESNTNYAQGGIAAVMEETDTAEGHLQDTLVAGAGLCNRQAVEVLVNEGPERINELIAMGAEFTRKADGSLDLGREGGHSRNRIVHAADLTGREVERALLQAVADNPRITMLEYFTAVELITEHHIPGARTMGVRHRNCYGVYALNNRSGKIEMFLARRVLLATGGCGQVYLHTTNPAIATADGYAMAYRAGAVLADMEFVQFHPTSLYAPERKGGTFLITEAVRGHGGILRTRSGERFMPRYDHRAELAPRDIVARAIDAELKRSGEPSVLLDVTHIPYDDFQQHFPNIEAECAALGIDVRTMPIPVVPAAHYQCGGVKTDLWGRTSINRLYACGEVSCTGVHGANRLASNSLLEALVFSHRAFNKIKEEWCGGEMAYPEIALWNDRGMFNTEEWIVVEHDRREIQQIMWDLVGIVRSNARLVRAARRVRLIRDEIEEYFRRTKITVELIELRNIAETALLIVEAALMRKESRGLHFTTDYPETDDALWLRDTIIEKAVL, translated from the coding sequence ATGAGCACACGTCACACCTCCGATTTCCTTGTTCTTGGGTCCGGCATTGCCGGGCTGACGTTCGCGCTGAAGGCGGCTGCGCTGGGGAGCGTCACCATCATCACCAAGAAGGAGCGGGCCGAATCGAACACGAACTACGCCCAGGGGGGAATTGCCGCAGTGATGGAGGAGACCGACACCGCCGAAGGGCATCTTCAAGATACCTTGGTTGCTGGTGCAGGATTATGCAATCGCCAGGCGGTGGAAGTGCTGGTGAACGAAGGCCCAGAGCGGATTAACGAGTTGATTGCCATGGGGGCGGAGTTCACCCGCAAGGCCGATGGTTCGCTTGATCTTGGCCGCGAAGGGGGCCACTCCCGGAATCGCATCGTCCACGCCGCCGATTTGACCGGGCGCGAGGTGGAGCGCGCACTGCTGCAGGCCGTGGCCGATAACCCGCGGATCACCATGCTGGAGTATTTCACCGCCGTCGAGCTTATCACCGAGCATCACATCCCGGGGGCGCGAACAATGGGCGTGCGCCACCGGAACTGCTACGGGGTCTATGCCTTGAACAACCGCTCGGGAAAGATTGAGATGTTCCTTGCGCGGCGGGTTCTGCTGGCCACCGGCGGGTGTGGCCAGGTCTATCTTCACACCACCAACCCCGCCATTGCCACCGCCGACGGCTACGCAATGGCTTACCGCGCCGGGGCAGTGTTGGCCGATATGGAGTTCGTTCAATTCCACCCAACAAGCCTGTACGCGCCGGAGCGGAAGGGGGGGACGTTCCTGATTACCGAGGCGGTTCGGGGGCATGGCGGAATTCTTCGCACACGTTCTGGCGAGCGGTTCATGCCGCGCTACGACCACCGTGCCGAGCTTGCCCCGCGCGACATCGTTGCCCGCGCCATTGATGCCGAGCTGAAACGGAGCGGCGAACCCAGCGTGTTGCTTGACGTCACCCACATCCCCTACGACGACTTCCAACAACACTTCCCCAACATCGAAGCCGAGTGCGCCGCGCTTGGCATTGACGTTCGGACAATGCCGATCCCCGTTGTGCCAGCGGCCCACTACCAGTGCGGTGGGGTGAAAACGGACCTTTGGGGAAGGACCTCAATCAACCGGCTGTATGCTTGTGGCGAGGTCTCCTGCACCGGCGTTCACGGCGCGAACCGATTGGCAAGCAACTCGCTGTTGGAAGCGTTGGTGTTCTCCCATCGGGCGTTCAATAAAATCAAGGAGGAGTGGTGCGGCGGGGAGATGGCATATCCAGAGATCGCTTTGTGGAACGACCGCGGGATGTTCAACACCGAGGAATGGATTGTGGTGGAGCACGACCGCCGCGAAATCCAGCAGATCATGTGGGACCTTGTGGGGATTGTCCGCTCGAACGCCCGATTGGTCCGCGCTGCGCGGCGTGTGCGGCTGATTCGGGATGAGATCGAGGAGTATTTCCGCCGAACAAAGATCACGGTTGAACTGATTGAGCTTCGGAACATTGCCGAAACCGCGCTGCTGATTGTTGAAGCCGCGCTGATGCGGAAGGAGAGCCGCGGCCTACATTTCACCACCGACTACCCCGAAACCGACGACGCGCTTTGGCTGCGCGACACCATTATCGAAAAAGCGGTGTTGTGA
- a CDS encoding DUF3291 domain-containing protein: MYITVTSLRLRKLTGFFKLTLFGMKISRQAMKQPGFVKLRNRGFGYLHYTLTAWESKEALKEFAHSGAHKDAMKQSKLLATEIRTHTYESDQFPRWNQAIEALNNEGKVMMFGER; this comes from the coding sequence ATGTACATCACCGTTACGTCGCTGCGTCTTCGGAAGCTCACCGGCTTCTTCAAGCTCACCCTATTCGGGATGAAAATCTCGCGCCAAGCAATGAAACAGCCTGGCTTTGTGAAGCTGAGGAACAGAGGCTTTGGCTATCTCCATTACACGCTTACGGCATGGGAGAGCAAGGAGGCACTGAAGGAGTTTGCCCATTCGGGAGCGCATAAAGACGCAATGAAGCAAAGCAAACTTCTTGCAACCGAGATCAGAACACACACCTATGAAAGCGACCAATTCCCACGTTGGAACCAAGCAATAGAGGCGTTGAATAACGAGGGGAAGGTGATGATGTTTGGGGAGCGGTGA